One genomic region from Colletotrichum lupini chromosome 7, complete sequence encodes:
- a CDS encoding memo-like protein codes for MSNAKVFEEYELARQGRRDAVFGLKCGVTHAEGILQRVSTRAAVEYPMDQCLKRFSTVSQVKCNSRSSRGGFPHNDAPTNLFALYELHTRLPHGFFRLHLSTLAPVFVGASCRWHDKADLIPTGRIGHPPSPSQWLQYSPHKHAEPIYIAIPPDQPSSHGQVSLAMAEALGLASGVIAVVDLTAKVAGASIKLINLWKEIKHVPDELLEKAERLRDFEDFLQETESQAANSPLPQRAWNSALLQKYIARTRSVLKDLQEMVDQLYTQVTDRRRFKRKLSSTKAVLRKQDLTALDSKLNLALELFRLAREQYLTSLMSYSLMVQLQQSSDIKSIQMSPGQVASRGQAEDTSVDCGTNTNQSLVVKAPAMASFSHRRTMIGRIGLSWKSDVGYKLHAQPPSWLTGSVYSVLAQRSLWGWQLSLRSYGVVENLDREFYTDIWNDDCPALFKRLHDQTMSPFVRVGNGLTLLEVCFLLAFILLIETKILTRHSWQFAFQQGSLSIVKKLLECGLGSCVLESSRYNKSYPWVFDSLACLWFNKKRALKVLTSIPKRSQRSQGFEFCWNMRSAWPQMSAGLLSRTRSTENRCHRYNGADFSEPASNLTPLVFIILKKPKPPITQSPEFEPRSHFYLNIPRILVMSAWLDVLTLNGTDLLEYGRKERRLHDEGLILQHTCYKPSHMSPGQRLLGITYGKSKDDWRFWWVAEYEHYVGDFWEMVHQVDLDVKVPGSWIDECDYDHYSPYREERPRGEWFLKEHMPLIWSEHQITWHGIHLRELNATIVVYWTIFKFRERFGLVRFCITRFRLSFSYPVGWVLSPAGLPPRQQGRPAPVTVPQGYGRGVGWEPSRSPGLGLSILHVSFVFRVILTCSCQYLHRWEIPQAIGAAASGIALGQLCIGISKAVHLWHSIEDLPVDIQDAVDRLEALGPVLEDMFTMISSSEDDYGGPDPSLQVPARHARACIAYATKAHHALKDMVEKLKTATHKPLKASLHGRAKRKMRLAWAGLKRDDVVKLERRLDSAVGMVLMCVGSYERLVNGGWKKSDSRSENICSLSSYYRAMIQASHDRIAENMAAKVVKSQRKLHEASEERIAQKVSHDVSEQLERLAKQLQAPENSREKEEESPKYVIVRSKAAWMGAKLPSYQPTARGQLATVCSREQSEWGLSVQFPAWISRAVWQIQISWSMTGGWQQSLRSFSVRPTDSNIFVAVGRGNVTSMMAMFSKGDASPLDRDENGGSLLYVSSEAPALNVLWKVNVALQYATFREQVEVCRTLLDLGLEDLIDDGGGSNNLDRSPLGSLVESRRNLAYQSNDNHLSLVSLFQSRSANVPTLNIERMFDFNNENSYSDDWLRIFQNKFLPGYHQLPLRDRAEAVRLGAFIVFSLDTYRHLLREDERVLTTAEEISGSAEVGFSLVHSDAIAMGKRFADEMSYGEHLRCEEENDQASEDEDDEEESKEKRRRPMPRFHPYNDTWRHSVSETLRAADRMHLHRVETIVPWDGYRVPVWTGTPLLSVIGGTLCRISPIVPWDEWDDVFRRVLRQWLRAIRDAGIDLLQYGIDEMRTLDSATAADLRGAFGAEAIVASRRHVRNPLKRRESWMRAADREHSGNDLYWIPVRVIGLSYGSRLDDWRLWWATEFEAFAADFWALVDRPRPVMPGSWGGETYPSPAPQELIAVARGGRHEARWSYHDLVQRSLVLTLYEGSLARSSQQTSHRNMESGEADIRSPGKAGSWYLGDPKELREHLDGFLSDVPDQIDGTELPVPGARVIIAPHAGYDYSGATAAWAYKALDLSKAKRVFILGPSHTFYLVGCAVSEYEKYGTPWGSLKVDEKVTSQLFEDLEIPAIPRKYDNAEHSLEMHLPYLWIRLEQTFGSPENFPPVVPILIGDNNKAEEKEVGKWLAEYVKDPENAFIVSSDFCHWGWRFDYQPYCPDGTLNSKKKLSRFDPRPDGPPIHETIKMVDDLAIEAIKTGKHSEFCDSIKQTKNTVCGRHPIGVTMAALEELGDHRFTFIQYNRSELIQRPGDSSALFCIDYMGSSWTKGRKIRA; via the exons ATGTCAAATGCCAAGGTATTTGAGGAATATGAACTGGCGCGGCAAGGCCGAAGAGATGCCGTTTTCGGGCTCAAGTGTGGGGTGACTCACGCCGAAGGTATCCTGCAGAGGGTGTCCACCCGGGCCGCTGTGGAGTACCCGA TGGACCAATGTCTCAAGCGATTTAGT ACCGTGAGCCAGGTTAAGT GCAACTCGCGATCATCAAGAGGTGGTTTCCCTCATAACGATGCTCCCACAAATTTATTTGCGTTATATGAGCTCCATACACGACTTCCGCATGGGTTCTTCAGGCTGCACCTATCAACTCTAGCACCCGTATTTGTTGGGGCAAGCTGCCGT TGGCATGACAAGGCAGACTTGAT ACCAACTGGCCGCATAGGACACCCGCCCAGCCCCAGCCAATGGTTGCAGTACAGCCCCCATAAGCACGCAG AACCCATATACATTGCAATTCCTCCGGATCAGCCAAGCTCCCACGGCCAGGTATCACTTGCGATGGCTGAAGCCCTCGGGCTAGCTTCAGGCGTCATCGCTGTCGTCGACTTGACAGCAAAGGTCGCAGGAGCCTCGATCAAGCTCATCAACCTGTGGAAAGAGATCAAACATGTCCCAGATGAGCTGCTTGAGAAGGCCGAGCGGCTCAGGGACTTTGAAGACTTTCTTCAGGAGACAGAGAGCCAGGCTGCCAACAGCCCCTTGCCCCAACGAGCTTGGAACAGCGCTCTCTTGCAAAAGTACATCGCCAGAACCCGGTCTGTGTTGAAGGACCTCCAGGAGATGGTCGATCAGCTGTACACCCAGGTCACTGATCGACGAAGGTTCaagagaaagttatcgtCTACAAAGGCTGTTCTTCGAAAGCAAGACCTTACTGCTTTGGATTCAAAGCTCAATTTGGCGTTGGAGCTGTTTAGGCTGGCTCGCGAGCAGTATTTGAC ATCACTGATGTCATACTCTCTTATGGTTCAATTACAGCAGTCGTCTGATATTAAGTCTATCCAGATGTCCCCTGGACAAGTCGCTAGTCGAGGTCAAGCTGAGGACACCTCGGTTGACTGCGGCACGAACACCAACCAATCCCTTGTTGTTAAAGCGCCAGCAATGGCGAGCTTTTCCCACAGACGAACCATGATAGGCAGAATCGGCCTATCTTGGAAATCAGACGTCGGCTACAAACTGCACGCGCAGCCACCAAGTTGGCTTACGGGATCAGTATATTCCGTCCTGGCGCAGAGAAGCTTATGGGGCTGGCAACTGAGCCTCAGATCTTACGGAGTCGTGGAAAACCTTGACCGCGAATTCTACACAGACATCTGGAATGATGACTGTCCTGCATTGTTCAAACGATTGCATGATCAAACTATGTCACCGTTCGTTCGAGTGGGGAATGGATTAACTTTGCTTGAGGTATGCTTCTTGCTTGCTTTCATCCTTCTGATTGAGACGAAGATTCTGACCCGACATTCTTGGCAGTTTGCGTTTCAACAGGGTTCTTTGAGTATAGTCAAAAAGCTACTAGAGTGCGGTCTAGGATCGTGTGTGCTAGAGTCTTCAAGATACAATAAAAG CTATCCATGGGTTTTCGACTCGTTGGCATGCCTCTggtttaataagaaa AGGGCCCTGAAAGTTTTGACATCTATTCCGAAACGGTCTCAGCGATCACAGGGTTTCGAGTTTTGTTGGAATATGCGG TCTGCATGGCCCCAGATG TCCGCCGGGCTGCTAAGTCGTACGCGATCGACCGAGAACCGATGTCACAGATACAATGGTGCGGACTTCTCAGAACCTGCCTCCAACTTGACCCCGCTGGTCTTTATCATCTTGAAGAAGCCGAAACCCCCTATTACGCAATCGCCAGAATTCGAACCCCGTTCTCATTTCTACTTGAATATCCCCCGCATTTT GGTAATGTCAGCTTGGCTGGATGTTTTGACATTGAATGGAACTGATCTCTTAGAATATGGGCGCAAAGAAAGACGGCTTCATGATGAAGGCCTGATACTTCAGCATACGTGTTACAAGCCTTCTCACATGTCGCCTGGGCAACGTCTACTTGGTATTACTTATGGAAAATCGAAAGATGATTGGAGGTTTTGGTGGGTTGCCGAATATGAGCATTATGTAGGCGACTTTTGGGAAATGGTTCATCAGGTGGATCTGGACGTGAAAGTCCCTGGCAGCTGGATAGACGAGTGCGATTATGATCATTACAGTCCCTATCGGGAGGAGAGACCAAGAGGGGAATGGTTCTTGAAGGAGCACATGCCGTTGATATGGTCTGAACATC AAATCACATGGCACGGCATACACCTGAGAGAGCTAAATGCTACCATCGTTGTCTATTGG ACAATTTTCAAGTTCAGAGAACGCTTCGGCCTAGTTCGCTTCTGCATCACACGTTTCAGGCTCTCCTTTTCGT ATCCTGTTGGTTGGGTCTTGAGCCCGGCCG GTTTGCCGCCGAGGCAGCAGGGCCGTCCCGCACCCGTCACTGTGCCGCAGGGCTATGGCAGAGGCGTAGGATGGGAGCCCTCTCGATCCCCTGGTCTCG GGCTTTCCATTCTTCATGTGTCCTTCGTCTTTCGTGTCATCCTTACTTGCAGCTGTCAATATTTGCATAGATGGGAAATTCCCCAG GCCATTGGTGCTGCTGCCAGCGGCATAGCCCTGGGCCAGCTGTGCATAGGCATCTCCAAGGCCGTCCACCTCTGGCACTCGATCGAAGATCTCCCCGTAGACATCCAAGATGCCGTCGACCGCCTCGAAGCCTTGGGTCCCGTCCTGGAAGACATGTTCACCATGATCTCTAGCTCCGAAGACGACTACGGCGGTCCGGATCCGAGTCTCCAAGTACCGGCTCGGCACGCGAGGGCATGCATTGCATACGCCACCAAGGCGCACCACGCGCTCAAGGATATGGTCGAGAAGCTAAAGACTGCTACGCATAAACCACTGAAAGCGAGTCTTCATGGCCGTGCGAAACGGAAGATGAGACTTGCGTGGGCTGGGTTGAAGCGTGATGATGTGGTCAAGCTGGAACGGAGGCTGGATTCGGCTGTTGGGATGGTTCTTATGTGTGTTGGGTCTTACGAGAGGTTAGTCAACGGCGGCTGGAAGAAGTCGGATTCGAGATCCGAGAACATTTGCTCACTTTCTTCCTATTACAGGGCGATGATACAAGCATCTCATGATAGAATAGCCGAAAATATGGCCGCGAAGGTAGTGAAAAGTCAGAGGAAGCTACATGAGGCGAGCGAGGAGAGAATTGCGCAAAAGGTATCGCACGATGTGTCGGAACAACTAGAGAGATTGGCGAAACAACTTCAAGCGCCGGAAAATAGCCGCGAGAAAGAGGAAGAAAGTCCAAAGTATGTCATTGTCAGGTCAAAAGCGGCCTGGATGGGAGCGAAACTACCGTCGTATCAACCCACTGCGAGGGGCCAGCTCGCGACCGTTTGCTCGAGAGAACAGAGCGAATGGGGCCTATCTGTCCAGTTCCCAGCTTGGATATCCCGAGCTGTGTGGCAGATACAGATCAGTTGGAGTATGACTGGCGGGTGGCAGCAGAGTCTGCGCTCATTCAGCGTCAGGCCGACAGATAGCAACATCTTTGTGGCCGTGGGGAGGGGCAATGTGACAAGCATGATGGCCATGTTCAGTAAAGGGGACGCATCGCCGCTCGATAGAGACGAAAACGGCGGGTCTCTACTATATGTTAGTTCTGAAGCCCCTGCCTTGAACGTCCTTTGGAAAGTTAACGTTGCGTTGCAGTATGCTACTTTCAGAGAGCAAGTCGAAGTATGCAGAACGCTTCTAGACCTTGGCCTCGAAGATCTTATAGATGATGGTGGCGGGTCAAACAA CTTAGACAGAAGTCCGCTCGGGAGTTTGGTCGAGTCCCGTAGAAACTTAGCATACCAGTCCAACGACAACCATCTCAGTCTCGTTTCTCTTTTTCAGTCCCGCAGCGCTAACGTACCGACCCTCAACATAGAGCGTATGTTTGACTTCAACAACGAAAACTCCTATAGCGACGACTGGCTGCGCATCTTCCAGAATAAGTTTCTCCCGGGCTATCACCAACTTCCGTTGCGAGACCGCGCAGAGGCCGTTCGATTGGGAGCGTTCATAGTGTTTAGCCTTGATACCTACAGGCACCTGCTGAGAGAAGACGAAAGAGTGCTTACAACAGCGGAGGAGATTAGCGGCTCGGCGGAGGTCGGATTTTCACTAGTCCACTCTGACGCCATCGCCATGGGGAAAAGGTTTGCGGACGAGATGTCTTACGGCGAGCATCTTCGTTGTGAGGAAGAGAACGACCAAGCATCAGAGGATGAAGATGACGAAGAAGAATCTAAGGAAAAGAGGAGAAGGCCCATGCCTCGTTTCCACCCGTACAACGACACATGGAGACACTCGGTCAGCGAGACTCTCAGAGCCGCGGATCGAATGCACTTGCACAGAGTTGAGACCATCGTTCCTTGGGACGGGTACCGGGTTCCAGTCTGGACAGGCACGCCGTTACTCTCAGTCATCGGCGGGACCCTCTGCCGCATCTCGCCCATAGTTCCATGGGATGAGTGGGACGATGTCTTTCGAAGGGTCTTACGACAGTGGCTGAGGGCCATACGAGACGCCGGCATCGATCTGTTACAATACGGTATAGATGAGATGCGAACGCTGGATTCCGCCACCGCTGCTGACCTTAGAGGGGCGTTTGGCGCCGAAGCCATTGTGGCCTCGCGAAGACATGTGCGCAACCCACTCAAGAGGAGAGAGTCGTGGATGAGAGCGGCAGACCGAGAGCATTCGGGGAATGATCTTTACTGGATTCCCGTGCGCGTTATCGGCTTGAGTTATGGGTCGCGACTCGACGACTGGAGGCTTTGGTGGGCGACAGAGTTCGAAGCATTCGCTGCCGATTTCTGGGCTCTTGTTGATCGGCCGAGACCAGTCATGCCAGGCAGCTGG GGTGGAGAAACCTACCCCTCGCCGGCCCCTCAGGAGCTGATTGCCGTTGCCCGTGGAGGTAGGCACGAAGCTCGCTGGAGCTACCATGA CCTTGTCCAAAGATCTCTTGTTCTTACGCTTTACGAAGGTTCGCTCGCTCGTAGCTCTCAGCAGACATCACATCGCAATATGGAGTCGGGAGAAGCAGACATCCGCTCTCCTGGCAAGGCAGGCTCCTGGTACTTAGGCGATCCCAAGGAACTCAGGGAGCATCTCGATGGATTTCTTTCCGATGTGCCCGATCAAATCGACGGAACCGAACTACCGGTCCCTGGCGCTCGAGTCATCATTGCCCC CCACGCCGGGTACGATTACTCAGGTGCCACGGCAGCCTGGGCCTACAAGGCCCTCGACCTCAGCAAAGCGAAACGCGTATTCATTCTCGGGCCCTCTCATACCTTCTACTTAGTAGGCTGCGCTGTCAGCGAGTATGAGAAGTATGGTACACCTTGGGGGAGCCTCAAAGTGGACGAGAAGGTCACATCTCAACTCTTCGAAGACCTTGAAATCCCTGCGATTCCGAGAAAATATGACAACGCGGAACACTCGTTGGAGATGCACCTGCCGTACCTCTGGATCCGGCTGGAACAAACCTTTGGCTCGCCCGAGAACTTTCCGCCCGTCGTACCGATCCTGATCGGCGACAACAACAAGGCAGAAGAGAAGGAGGTGGGCAAGTGGCTTGCCGAGTACGTCAAGGACCCGGAGAACGCATTCATCGTCAGCTCAGACTTTTGTCACTGGGGCTGGCGTTTCGATTATCAGCCCTACTGCCCGGACGGGACACTCAACAGCAAGAAGAAGCTCTCCAGATTCGACCCCAGGCCCGACGGGCCGCCCATTCACGAGACAATCAAGATGGTGGATGACTTGGCGATCGAGGCTATCAAGACCGGAAAGCACAGCGAATTCTGTGATAGCATCAAGCAGACCAAGAATACAGTGTGCGGAAGGCACCCGATCGGGGTGACAATGGCGGCACTTGAGGAATTGGGCGACCACCGGTTCACGTTCATCCAATACAACCGTAGCGAATTGATCCAGCGGCCAGGAGACAGTAGC GCTCTGTTCTGTATCGACTACATGGGTAGTAGCTGGACGAAAGGTCGGAAGATTCGGGCGTGA
- a CDS encoding SNARE domain-containing protein, whose translation MAQYGYVSLSHGADGTHDDEYDLSERGILTDEHRYGGRQNPFDQRDDGPGGGYGGGAPARGPPQQGFGSGPSPYGGGGNRGYNQGPAMGRDQYGANVEMESLAQNASGFGQSSDPNAILNECRSIDQGIDEIEANLNQLRMLQERTLTDADTSANSSTVRQLDALSSETMTLYRGLTDRVRQVKSSPDGQSARNSPQVGRIDRRLKGAIQQYQQVESAFRKRTQDQMARQYRIVRPDADEREVREAVEDAGAGAQIFQQAVMQSGRQAQANAVLNAVQDRQAALMKIEQQLNELAQLFQDMDTLIVQQEAAVTQIEQKGEEVVENLDKGNQEIGTAITTAKATKRKKWWCLGICVLIIIIIAVIVAIYFAIIKPGQAAPAPATTARAKRNIGMLELPDFSNTVPVDTGAAHPQILKTTSRIMRRMVQQGATWEPTATVQDSAVVARFGGKVDMPAVRN comes from the exons ATGGCGCAGTACGGGTATGTTTCTCTCTCCCATGGAGCTGACGGGACACACGACGACGAGTACGACCTCTCCGAACGCGGAATACTGACAGACGAGCATAGATACGGTGGTCGTCAAAACCCCTTTGACCAGCGGGACGATGGTCCCGGTGGAGGATACGGAGGAGGAGCTCCTGCCAGAGGTCCTCCTCAGCAGGGCTTCGGCTCGGGACCTTCTCCCTACGGCGGTGGTGGAAACAGAGGATACAACCAGGGACCAGCTATGGGTAGGGACCAATATG GCGCCAACGTCGAGATGGAATCCCTCGCCCAGAACGCCAGCGGCTTCGGCCAGTCGTCGGATCCTAACGCCATCCTGAACGAGTGCCGATCCATCGACCAAGGAATCGACGAGATTGAGGCCAACCTGAACCAGCTGCGCATGCTGCAGGAGCGTACCCTGACCGATGCCGACACATCAGCAAACTCATCGACGGTCCGCCAGCTCGACGCCCTCTCCTCCGAGACGATGACCCTGTACCGCGGCCTTACCGATCGCGTGCGCCAAGTCAAGTCCTCGCCCGATGGCCAGTCTGCCAGAAACTCGCCGCAGGTCGGCCGTATCGATCGCCGCCTGAAGGGTGCTATTCAGCAGTATCAGCAGGTCGAGTCGGCTTTCCGCAAGCGCACCCAGGACCAGATGGCCCGCCAGTACCGCATCGTTCGACCCGACGCCGACGAGCGCGAAGTCCGCGAGGCAGTTGAGGATGCTGGTGCCGGTGCCCAGATTTTCCAGCAGGCCGTGATGCAGAGTGGTCGCCAGGCCCAGGCCAATGCCGTGCTCAACGCCGTGCAGGACCGCCAAGCCGCCCTGATGAAGATCGAGCAACAGCTGAACGAGCTCGCACAGCTGTTCCAGGATATGGACACATTGATTGTGCAGCAAGAAGCCGCCGTTACGCAGATCGAGCAGAAGGGCGAGGAGGTCGTTGAGAACCTTGATAAGGGCAACCAAGAAATCGGAACTGCAATTACCACCGCCAAGGCAACCAAGAGGAAGAAGTGGTGGTGCCTGGGTATCTGCG TCCTTATTATCATTATCATCGCTGTCATCGTTGCCATTTACTTCGCCATTATCAAGCCCGGTCAGGCTGCTCCGGCTCCCGCCACCACCGCCCGCGCGAAGCGCAACATTGGCATGCTCGAGCTGCCCGACTTCTCGAACACGGTCCCTGTCGATACTGGCGCCGCGCACCCTCAGATTCTGAAGACGACGAGCCGCATCATGCGCCGCATGGTTCAGCAGGGAGCTACCTGGGAGCCGACCGCCACTGTGCAAGACTCCGCCGTCGTCGCCCGCTTCGGTGGCAAGGTCGATATGCCTGCTGTCCGCAACTAA